One window of the Strix uralensis isolate ZFMK-TIS-50842 chromosome 3, bStrUra1, whole genome shotgun sequence genome contains the following:
- the FAM110C gene encoding protein FAM110C → MPTELCRAVRMHAISDLHSSLTLRLLNKGPEYLRRQMEAGPPGRKSAVERLAADKAKYVKSQQVISTKQEPVIVLSSASESSSETCSVESKTVSRDFGRGKGAKPLELGKAVYSCRAPLQHGPPIAKRSTPKRQMRPDSLVIYRQKCEFGRGQSQDNSRGSLVRRIFQGSLKEKQLASPEMPRVMEDSAAMESKEPLSAKDGGHELSNHGAEQTIAVSTGAPGLCTKEHEGPSKLSIPPEEVKEVKRRGLHRSQSDISSRYSKSFSEFDTFFKYCGLEQEVIEDLGRENFSVVSDNISFKIRSISVATSESDFTRHSGDEGLLEDELTEQVPSSTSVIERNARIIKWLYTCKKAKESNKVIQELA, encoded by the coding sequence ATGCCCACTGAACTGTGCCGAGCCGTGAGAATGCACGCCATCTCCGACCTCCACTCCTCCCTCACCCTGCGGCTCCTCAACAAGGGGCCCGAGTACCTCCGCCGGCAGATGGAGGCAGGCCCCCCGGGCAGGAAGAGTGCCGTGGAGAGGCTGGCAGCCGACAAGGCCAAGTACGTGAAAAGCCAGCAGGTAATCAGCACCAAGCAGGAACCCGTCATCGTGCTCAGCTCAGCCTCAGAGAGCAGCAGCGAGACCTGCTCGGTGGAGAGCAAAACGGTCAGCAGGGACTTTGGCAGAGGGAAGGGCGCGAAGCCCCTGGAGCTGGGCAAGGCGGTGTACTCCTGCCGTGCCCCCCTGCAGCACGGCCCCCCCATAGCCAAGCGCAGCACCCCCAAGAGGCAGATGCGGCCGGATTCCCTGGTGATTTACCGCCAGAAATGCGAGTTTGGGAGAGGTCAAAGCCAGGACAACTCACGGGGGAGCTTGGTGAGGAGGATCTTCCAAGGGTCCCTAAAGGAGAAGCAGTTGGCTTCTCCTGAGATGCCCAGAGTCATGGAGGACTCTGCCGCCATGGAGAGCAAAGAGCCTCTCTCAGCAAAAGACGGCGGCCATGAGCTGAGCAACCATGGAGCAGAGCAAACCATCGCTGTGAGCACTGGAGCCCCGGGGCTATGCACAAAAGAGCATGAGGGACCCTCAAAACTGAGTATACCTCCTGAGGAGGTCAAGGAGGTGAAGAGGAGAGGTCTCCATCGCTCCCAGTCGGACATCAGCTCCCGCtactccaagtccttctctgagTTTGATACATTTTTCAAGTACTGTGGCCTGGAGCAGGAGGTCATCGAGGATCTTGGGAGAGAGAACTTCTCCGTGGTGTCTGACAACATCTCCTTCAAGATCCGCAGCATCAGCGTGGCAACGTCCGAGAGCGACTTCACTAGGCACAGCGGGGACGAGGGGCTGCTGGAGGATGAACTCACAGAGCAGGTCCCGAGCAGCACCTCCGTGATCGAGCGCAACGCTCGGATAATCAAATGGCTGTACACGTGTAAGAAAGCCAAGGAGTCTAACAAGGTGATCCAGGAACTGGCATGA